The following DNA comes from Bacteroidota bacterium.
TATGTTTGCTTGTAATGGTATTTTATTTAACCATGAAAGCCCGGTACGAGGCGAAACTTTTGTTACGCGTAAAATTACCCGTGCAGCAAGTAAAATTGTAATGGGCTTACAGGACAAATTGTTTCTAGGTAACTTAAACGCACAACGCGACTGGGGCCATGCCAAAGATTACGTAGAAGCCATGTGGTTAATTTTACAACAAGATACGGCTGAAGATTTTGTAATTGCTACAGGTATAACTACCACCATCCGCGATTTTATAAAAATGGCTTTTACTGATGTAGGAATAACAGTAGGTTTTAAAGGCGAAAACGAAAATGAAATAGGTTTTGTAGCAGCCATTGACCAAAGCCGATTGGAGTTTTTAGATATTGCCAAAGACTGTAAACTACAAATTGGTGACGAAATAGTAGCCGTTGACCCTCGTTATTTCAGACCAACTGAAGTAGAGTTGTTAATTGGAGATGCTACAAAATCGCAAACCAAATTGGGTTGGAAACCTAAATACAATTTACAAGCACTTGTAAACGATATGATGAAAAACGATTTAAAATTAATGAAAAAAGAGCGTTTTTTAAAAGAGAATGGTTACAACACTTTGAACTATTTTGAATAGTTTAAATACATTATTTATTGCTACTATTAACTAGTATTTGCATTGAACAAAACAGATAAAATATTTATTGCCGGCTACAGAGGTATGGTTGGCTCTGCTGTTTACAGAAAATTAATAGCAGAAGGATACACCAATGTATTTGGCATTTCATCGTCAGAATTAGACTTAACCAATCAATTAGCTGTAGCTGATTTTTTTGCTAAGCATAAACCTGATTATGTTTTTATGGCTGCGGCTAAAGTAGGTGGTATTGTAGCCAATAATACTTACCGTGCACAGTTTATATACGAAAACCTGATGATTCAGAACAATGTGATTCATCAATGTTACGTACACAATGTAAAAAAAATGATGTTCTTTGGCTCTAGTTGTATTTACCCAAAAATGGCTCCTCAGCCGTTAAAAGAAGAATACTTATTAACTGACACCTTAGAACAAACCAATGAACCGTATGCCATAGCAAAAATTGCCGGCATAAAAATGTGTGAGGCATACCGGGCACAATATGGCTGTAATTTTATTGCTGTTATGCCAACCAATTTATATGGGTATAACGATAATTATCATCCGCAAAATAGCCACGTTTTACCCGCTCTTATCAGACGCATTCATGAAGCAAAAGAGCAAAACCTCCCTTTTATAGACGTTTGGGGAACAGGCACTCCATTGCGTGAGTTTTTGTTTGTAGATGATTTGGCTGAAGCAGCTTATATGCTCATGCTCAATTATAACGAAGCTCAGTTCTTAAATATTGGTTCTGGAACCGATATATCAATTAAAGAATTGGCTCTTACTATAAAAGACATTATTGGTTATCAGGGAGATATCCATTTTGATACTACGAAACCAGATGGAACTCCACGCAAACTAATGGATGTTGCTAAAATTAATGCCTTGGGCTGGAAAGCTACAACCACTCTTGAAAAAGGAATAGCACTGGCTTACAACGATTTCCTAAAAAAACACATCGAAAGATAATTTTTTATTATCAGGCCTTATTCCCATTTTATTACTTTGTTTCATAACAGAAATAAATGTTAATTTGCGATAGATGGCTTATTCGAAAGATTCATACAAAGTTTTTGTTGTCGAAGATGACAAATGGTATAACAACTTTTTAAAGTACACAGTCTCTTTAAATCCTGAATACACAGTCGAAACATTTTTTAATGCACAAGACGCATTATTGAAATTACATGAAAAGCCCGACTTAATTACTGTTGACTATTCTATGCCAGATATGAATGGCGAGGATTTAATCAGAAAAATAAAAGACCAAAACCCCGAAATTCAAATTATAGTTATATCAGGGCAGGAAGATGTACAAACAGCCGTTCAGTTACTTAAGCTTGGCGTTTACGATTATATTTTAAAAGATGAAGACACTAAAAACAGGCTTCTAAATACCATTCAAAATGCACGAAACAATACTTCATTAAAACAGGAAATTGTTTCGCTTAGAGAAGAAGTTGCCAAGAAATACGATTTTAGTAATACCATTATTGGAAACTCTGATTCCATCAAAAAAACCTTTTCGCTAATTGAAAAAGCGGCTTCCAGCAAAATAGTAGTAAGCGTTACAGGCGAAACCGGTACAGGTAAAGAATTAGTAGCTAAGGCCATTCATTATCATAGTGAACGTAAACGCTTACCCTTTGTAGCTGTAAACGTAGCAGCTATTCCCAAAGATTTAATAGAATCAGAATTATTCGGACACGAAAAAGGTGCCTTTACAGGTGCAGATGCCAGACGTATTGGTAAGTTTGAGCAAGCCAATAAGGGAACTATATTTTTAGATGAAATTGGCGAAATGGATTTAAATATT
Coding sequences within:
- the gmd gene encoding GDP-mannose 4,6-dehydratase, yielding MKTALITGITGQDGAYLAEFLLAKGYKVHGIKRRSSLFNTDRIDHLYQDPHEKHVNLTLHYGDLTDSTNLIRIIQETQPDEIYNLAAMSHVHVSFETPEYTANADGIGTLRILEALRICGLTNKTRVYQASTSELYGLVQAVPQSETTPFYPRSPYAVAKLYAYWITVNYREAYNMFACNGILFNHESPVRGETFVTRKITRAASKIVMGLQDKLFLGNLNAQRDWGHAKDYVEAMWLILQQDTAEDFVIATGITTTIRDFIKMAFTDVGITVGFKGENENEIGFVAAIDQSRLEFLDIAKDCKLQIGDEIVAVDPRYFRPTEVELLIGDATKSQTKLGWKPKYNLQALVNDMMKNDLKLMKKERFLKENGYNTLNYFE
- a CDS encoding GDP-L-fucose synthase yields the protein MNKTDKIFIAGYRGMVGSAVYRKLIAEGYTNVFGISSSELDLTNQLAVADFFAKHKPDYVFMAAAKVGGIVANNTYRAQFIYENLMIQNNVIHQCYVHNVKKMMFFGSSCIYPKMAPQPLKEEYLLTDTLEQTNEPYAIAKIAGIKMCEAYRAQYGCNFIAVMPTNLYGYNDNYHPQNSHVLPALIRRIHEAKEQNLPFIDVWGTGTPLREFLFVDDLAEAAYMLMLNYNEAQFLNIGSGTDISIKELALTIKDIIGYQGDIHFDTTKPDGTPRKLMDVAKINALGWKATTTLEKGIALAYNDFLKKHIER
- a CDS encoding sigma-54 dependent transcriptional regulator, with amino-acid sequence MAYSKDSYKVFVVEDDKWYNNFLKYTVSLNPEYTVETFFNAQDALLKLHEKPDLITVDYSMPDMNGEDLIRKIKDQNPEIQIIVISGQEDVQTAVQLLKLGVYDYILKDEDTKNRLLNTIQNARNNTSLKQEIVSLREEVAKKYDFSNTIIGNSDSIKKTFSLIEKAASSKIVVSVTGETGTGKELVAKAIHYHSERKRLPFVAVNVAAIPKDLIESELFGHEKGAFTGADARRIGKFEQANKGTIFLDEIGEMDLNIQAKLLRVLQEKEVTRVGGNQTIPLDVRVIVATHKNLLKEIQEGRFREDLYYRLLGLPIALPPLRERGNDIILISKHFIDDYCKENKIKKINLSPEAHKKILSYHFPGNIRELKAIIELACVMCDDYVITENNLTFNTEKSLNSLLMQEMTLDDYNNLIIKSYLERYSDNVLAVARKLNIGKSTIYRILKSDSFQKIK